One window of the Cryptomeria japonica chromosome 7, Sugi_1.0, whole genome shotgun sequence genome contains the following:
- the LOC131039897 gene encoding uncharacterized protein LOC131039897 — translation MEIILLVNNYFMVTFNCMEDRNRVFEGGPYFYNQVGLFITPWHAGFNPLEELPNRVPIWVRLPCLPVECCREDVLRMIAALLGKPVGSSSQTLGRMLMTFACICVEIDLSKPLPDAVDMCVGSYSWVQQLDYETLPFHCHLCHEYGHLQCKFPRYKPVVHQPQHSAQGQDRADKGKSAMVIDVVGAEGFVPVKTRNKNQGQKRSLQER, via the coding sequence atggagattatctTGCTGGtgaacaactatttcatggttactttcaattgtATGGAGGACcgaaatagggtttttgaaggaggcccatatttttacaatCAGGTGGGGCTGTTCATCacaccttggcatgcggggtttaaccctttGGAGGAGCTCCCAAACAGGGTCCCTATATGGGTTCGGTTACCATGTCTACCAGTGGAATGTTGTCGAGAGGACGTGTTACGGATGATAGCAGCATTGCTGGGGAAACCAGTGGGATCTTCATCGCAAACCTTAGGGAGAATGTTAATGACCTTTGCatgcatttgtgttgaaattgatcttagtaagccatTACCAGATGCTGTAGATATGTGTGTGGGTTCTTACTCATGGGTTCAACAGCTAGACTATGAGACTTTACCCTTTCATTGTcatttgtgtcatgagtatggacaTCTACAATGTAAATTccctagatataaaccagtggtACACCAACCTCAACACTCGGCCCAAGGTcaagatagggctgataaaggTAAAAGTGCTATGGTGATTGATGTTGTGGGTGCTGAGGGTTTTGTTCCAGTTAAGACAAGGAACAAAAATCAAGGCCAGAAGAGGTCCCTTcaggagagatag